A single Halobellus ruber DNA region contains:
- a CDS encoding APC family permease — protein MVGSDLDRSLGLYPTMMISMGAMIGSGIFVLPALGYKKAGPAVILAYVLAALVVLPAALSKAEMATAMPESGGTYLYIDRALGPLFGTIAGIGAWFSLVFKSSFALVGLGAYLLLFAPLSQGAVVYVALVLGALVVVLNVSGTELSGQIQAVIVTLVVISLAAYTLNAGFTLDTARFSPFSTEGNIGVVTAAAFVFVSYAGVTKVASVAEEVKDPGRNLPRAILGSMVVMTVLYVAVVGAIVGLSDPDVLKGGGPGGSASLTPMADGAGVLLGGFGVLFISIVAVIALTSMANAGILSSSRFPLAMSRDDLFPAPFGRIDARFKTPRNAVLLTGALLLTLIAFVPVIELAKLASAFQILVFSVINAALVAFREADVPSYTPEFEAPGYPYVQAFGFLAGLGLLTQMGTLPILGAAGIIVGSALIYAFYGRARTDRTGAIGTIIHARRGETDEGLAPTDRE, from the coding sequence ATGGTCGGGAGCGACTTGGATCGAAGCCTCGGGTTGTATCCGACGATGATGATCAGTATGGGTGCGATGATCGGGAGCGGCATCTTCGTACTGCCGGCCCTGGGGTACAAGAAGGCGGGACCGGCGGTGATCCTCGCGTACGTGCTCGCCGCCCTGGTGGTGTTACCCGCCGCGCTGTCGAAAGCCGAGATGGCGACCGCGATGCCGGAGTCCGGCGGGACCTACCTCTACATCGACCGGGCGCTGGGCCCCCTGTTCGGGACGATCGCCGGGATCGGCGCGTGGTTCTCGCTGGTGTTCAAAAGCTCCTTCGCCTTAGTCGGCCTCGGCGCGTATCTCCTCCTGTTCGCGCCGCTCTCACAGGGGGCGGTGGTCTACGTCGCCCTGGTGCTCGGGGCTTTGGTCGTCGTCCTGAACGTCTCCGGCACCGAACTGAGCGGCCAGATCCAGGCGGTCATCGTCACGCTTGTCGTGATCAGCCTGGCCGCCTATACGCTCAACGCCGGGTTCACGCTCGATACGGCCCGTTTCTCACCGTTCTCTACTGAGGGGAACATCGGCGTCGTCACCGCCGCGGCGTTCGTCTTCGTCTCCTATGCGGGGGTGACGAAGGTCGCAAGCGTCGCCGAGGAAGTGAAGGATCCGGGCCGGAACCTCCCGCGGGCGATCCTCGGCTCGATGGTCGTGATGACGGTGCTGTACGTCGCCGTCGTGGGAGCGATCGTGGGGCTAAGCGACCCGGACGTCCTGAAAGGCGGCGGCCCCGGCGGGTCCGCGTCGCTGACGCCGATGGCCGACGGCGCGGGCGTGCTGCTCGGCGGGTTCGGCGTCCTGTTCATCTCGATCGTCGCCGTGATCGCGCTGACGAGTATGGCGAACGCCGGGATCCTCTCCTCGTCGCGGTTCCCGCTTGCGATGAGCCGCGACGACCTGTTTCCGGCGCCGTTCGGCCGGATCGACGCGCGGTTCAAAACCCCGCGGAACGCGGTGCTTCTCACCGGCGCCCTGCTGCTCACGCTCATCGCGTTCGTGCCGGTGATCGAACTGGCGAAACTCGCCAGCGCGTTTCAGATTCTCGTCTTCTCGGTCATCAACGCCGCACTCGTTGCCTTCCGGGAGGCCGACGTGCCGTCCTACACCCCGGAGTTCGAGGCGCCCGGCTACCCGTACGTCCAGGCGTTCGGGTTCCTCGCCGGGTTGGGGCTGCTCACGCAGATGGGGACGCTTCCGATCCTCGGGGCGGCCGGGATCATCGTCGGGAGTGCGCTGATCTACGCGTTCTACGGCCGGGCCCGGACCGACCGGACCGGTGCGATCGGCACCATCATCCACGCCCGCCGCGGCGAGACCGACGAGGGACTCGCGCCGACGGACCGGGAGTGA
- a CDS encoding twin-arginine translocation signal domain-containing protein — MHRRRFIVASVAAAAALAGCGSPDDDGGSEEDDEGGGGGGYSMDCPQPAESPRQ; from the coding sequence ATGCACAGACGACGATTCATCGTTGCGTCCGTAGCCGCGGCGGCCGCGCTCGCCGGCTGTGGGAGTCCCGACGACGACGGCGGCAGCGAGGAGGACGACGAGGGCGGCGGCGGTGGCGGGTACTCGATGGACTGTCCGCAACCCGCCGAGAGTCCTCGACAGTAG
- a CDS encoding thiamine pyrophosphate-dependent enzyme → MSTFSAIGEDVERDRNEYTPGLEPQPTWCPGCGDFGVLKALKGAAAELGLSPEEMLVCTGIGCSGKLNSYFESYGFHTIHGRSLPIARAAKLANPGLTVVAAGGDGDGYGIGGNHFAHSARENHDMTYIVFNNEIFGLTKGQTSPTSPKGHKSKTQPHGSAKDPIRPLSQSLTAGASYIARTAAVNPNQAKDIIVEAIEHDGFSHIDFLTQCPTWNKDAKQYVPYIDINDSDDYEFDRTDRSEASEMMYETETVLHEGTVLTGRYYVDEERPSYTQEKQAIGEMPDEPLAERYFDDDYEWERVYDTFLDRHK, encoded by the coding sequence ATGAGCACATTCAGTGCAATCGGCGAAGACGTCGAACGCGACCGCAACGAGTACACGCCCGGTCTGGAACCGCAGCCGACGTGGTGTCCGGGCTGCGGCGACTTCGGGGTTCTGAAGGCCCTGAAGGGCGCCGCGGCCGAACTGGGCCTGTCGCCCGAGGAGATGCTGGTCTGTACCGGCATCGGCTGCTCGGGCAAGCTGAACAGCTACTTCGAGAGCTACGGCTTCCACACGATCCACGGCCGCTCGCTGCCGATCGCGCGGGCCGCGAAGCTCGCGAATCCCGGCCTCACGGTCGTCGCCGCCGGCGGCGACGGCGACGGCTACGGGATCGGCGGCAACCACTTCGCCCACTCGGCCCGGGAGAACCACGACATGACCTACATCGTGTTCAACAACGAGATCTTCGGGCTGACGAAGGGCCAGACCTCGCCGACGTCGCCGAAGGGCCACAAATCGAAGACCCAGCCGCACGGGTCGGCGAAGGACCCCATCCGGCCGCTGTCCCAATCGTTGACCGCGGGGGCGTCCTACATCGCCCGGACCGCCGCGGTCAACCCCAACCAGGCGAAGGACATCATCGTGGAAGCGATCGAGCACGACGGCTTTTCCCACATCGACTTCCTCACGCAGTGTCCCACCTGGAACAAGGACGCAAAGCAGTACGTCCCCTACATCGACATCAACGATTCCGACGACTACGAGTTCGACAGGACCGATCGTTCGGAGGCCTCCGAGATGATGTACGAGACCGAGACGGTCCTCCACGAGGGGACGGTCCTGACGGGTCGGTACTACGTCGACGAGGAACGCCCCTCCTACACCCAGGAGAAGCAGGCCATCGGCGAGATGCCCGACGAGCCCCTCGCGGAGCGGTACTTCGACGACGATTACGAGTGGGAACGCGTCTACGACACGTTCCTGGACCGGCACAAGTAG
- the lrpA1 gene encoding HTH-type transcriptional regulator LrpA1, with product MEATSTEGRILDILEEDAQASYAEIADRADVSKPTVRKYIRKMEEEGIIVGYSADVDPKKLSETSIALVGLDVASERYVEATRELKQLDEIESLYTSSGDHMLMAEVRAADGDALGDVISETLLSIEGITAAHPSFLQERLK from the coding sequence ATGGAAGCCACATCGACGGAGGGGCGGATCCTCGATATCTTGGAGGAGGACGCCCAGGCGTCGTACGCCGAGATCGCTGACCGGGCCGACGTGTCGAAGCCGACGGTCCGGAAGTACATCCGGAAGATGGAGGAGGAGGGGATCATCGTGGGGTACTCCGCCGACGTCGACCCGAAGAAGCTCTCGGAGACGTCGATCGCCTTGGTCGGCCTCGACGTCGCCTCCGAGCGGTACGTGGAGGCAACCCGGGAACTCAAGCAACTCGACGAGATCGAGTCGCTGTACACCTCCTCCGGCGATCACATGCTGATGGCCGAGGTCCGCGCGGCTGACGGCGACGCACTCGGCGACGTGATCTCCGAGACCCTCCTCTCGATCGAGGGGATCACCGCGGCGCATCCCTCCTTCCTCCAGGAGCGACTGAAGTAG
- the dinB gene encoding DNA polymerase IV has translation MSGETLPGVDDPDPSRIVLHVDMDCFYASCERLREPALRGEPVVVGMGYEPGETFGAVATASYEARAYGVESAQPISQALEALPRVGDADPAEGAANGTDARGHYRPVDLDYYQSVAADIAGILEDCADVVRKVSIDEAYLDVTDRTAWRHVDGGDRTLAEGYARHVKGRIVDEVGVPASVGVAPNMSAAKVASDHDKPDGLVVVEPGEVASFLEPLPVDEVHGVGPVTADQFAEMGIETAGDLAAADPAALREAFGSRGPELRDRARGVDDREVTPTGRPKSLSRESAFGEPADDAEKRETVSALAADVAARARNREATYRTIGIKIVVPPFDVNTRERSLSGPVDAPGLVEEVALELLSEFEGDPARKVGVRVSNLSFAAGEQARLDGWDDEGSDGGVVGSDANGGVPDGRSVGESDADGQVSLDEFESGR, from the coding sequence ATGAGCGGCGAAACCCTCCCCGGGGTCGACGACCCCGACCCCTCCCGGATCGTCCTCCACGTCGATATGGACTGTTTCTACGCGTCCTGCGAGCGACTCCGGGAGCCGGCGCTCCGCGGCGAACCGGTGGTCGTCGGCATGGGCTACGAACCGGGGGAGACCTTCGGCGCGGTCGCCACCGCGAGCTACGAGGCCCGGGCGTACGGCGTCGAGAGCGCCCAGCCGATCTCCCAAGCGTTGGAGGCGCTGCCGCGGGTCGGCGACGCCGACCCCGCCGAGGGGGCGGCAAACGGTACCGACGCCCGGGGCCACTACCGCCCGGTCGATCTGGACTACTACCAGTCGGTCGCCGCCGACATCGCCGGGATCCTCGAGGACTGTGCCGACGTGGTCCGGAAGGTGAGCATCGACGAGGCGTACCTCGACGTGACCGACCGGACCGCCTGGCGCCACGTCGACGGCGGCGACCGGACCCTCGCGGAGGGGTACGCCCGACACGTCAAAGGGCGGATCGTCGACGAGGTGGGCGTGCCCGCAAGCGTCGGCGTCGCCCCGAACATGTCGGCCGCGAAGGTGGCCTCCGATCACGACAAGCCCGACGGCCTGGTCGTCGTAGAGCCGGGTGAGGTCGCGTCCTTCCTGGAACCGCTCCCCGTCGACGAGGTTCACGGCGTCGGCCCCGTGACGGCCGATCAGTTCGCCGAGATGGGGATCGAAACCGCCGGCGACCTGGCTGCGGCGGACCCGGCGGCGCTCCGGGAGGCGTTCGGCTCGCGAGGGCCGGAACTCCGCGACCGGGCCCGCGGCGTCGACGACCGGGAGGTGACGCCGACGGGCCGCCCGAAGAGCCTCTCGCGGGAGTCCGCGTTCGGGGAACCGGCCGACGACGCCGAAAAACGCGAGACCGTGTCGGCGCTGGCTGCGGACGTCGCCGCCCGCGCCCGGAACCGCGAGGCGACCTACCGCACCATCGGCATCAAGATCGTCGTCCCGCCGTTCGACGTCAACACCCGCGAGCGGTCGCTGTCGGGGCCGGTCGACGCGCCCGGTCTGGTCGAAGAGGTCGCCTTGGAGTTGCTCTCCGAGTTCGAGGGCGACCCAGCCCGGAAGGTCGGCGTCCGCGTGTCGAACCTCTCGTTTGCCGCCGGGGAACAGGCCCGCCTCGACGGGTGGGACGACGAGGGGTCCGACGGCGGGGTTGTGGGATCCGACGCTAACGGCGGCGTCCCCGACGGCAGGTCGGTCGGTGAGTCGGACGCGGACGGCCAGGTGTCGTTAGACGAGTTCGAGTCGGGGCGATGA